One window from the genome of Bacillus tianshenii encodes:
- a CDS encoding alkaline phosphatase D family protein, which yields MKKNDWDSHVFGRRSFLKKTGKAAGVAVGVSMLNALPFQKASAQSKFSAYPFTLGVASGDPLPDGIVLWTRLAPDPLNGGGMPISPFPVQWEIALDEGFNKIVQRGTELSKPDLAHSVHVEVSSLQPSSWYYYRFKVGSDISPVGRTKTAPALNSHVEELSFAFASCQYWINGHYTAYQHMAKDDLDLVIHLGDYIYEGVHDARGVRPVEQVYPEIYTLEDYRNRYALYKLDSDLQAAHAKFPWLVTFDDHEVDNNWAADVPQDPDRQTKAMFLKRRSLAFQAYYEHMPLRRTSFPSNGAIQLYRRFSFGNLVEFNMLDTRQYRDDQANGDGWHEPTSQSTDTTRTLLGDDQETWLLNGLSASKAKWNVLAQQVFFARRDYGWGPDAEYYSMDAWDGYPAARQRILNHLRQQNISNPIVLTGDVHSNWANEVKANFDDSNAENVAVEFVGTSISSGGDGSDIRDSTEKVLNENPHIKFFNNQRGYVRCHVTQQSWQTDFQVVPYVTKPGAPISTRASLVVEDGKPVLNVKEQAMTTN from the coding sequence ATGAAGAAAAATGATTGGGATTCACATGTATTCGGTCGTCGAAGTTTCCTAAAGAAAACTGGAAAAGCAGCTGGAGTCGCTGTAGGTGTTTCAATGCTTAATGCGTTACCGTTTCAAAAAGCTTCTGCTCAATCGAAGTTTTCAGCTTATCCTTTTACTTTAGGTGTGGCTTCAGGAGACCCGCTTCCTGATGGGATTGTGTTATGGACAAGACTCGCTCCTGACCCGTTAAATGGAGGGGGAATGCCAATAAGTCCGTTCCCGGTGCAATGGGAAATTGCTTTGGATGAAGGGTTTAATAAGATTGTGCAGCGCGGAACGGAGCTTTCAAAACCAGACCTCGCACACTCGGTACATGTGGAAGTATCAAGTCTTCAACCATCCTCTTGGTATTATTATCGCTTTAAAGTAGGTTCTGATATTAGTCCTGTTGGCAGAACAAAGACAGCTCCTGCTTTAAATAGCCATGTTGAGGAATTATCCTTTGCTTTTGCTTCCTGTCAATATTGGATAAATGGTCATTACACAGCGTATCAGCATATGGCAAAGGATGACCTTGACCTTGTCATTCATTTAGGGGACTACATTTATGAAGGTGTTCATGATGCAAGAGGCGTACGTCCGGTTGAACAAGTTTATCCAGAGATTTATACATTAGAAGACTATCGAAATCGTTATGCACTGTATAAGCTTGATAGTGATCTCCAGGCTGCCCATGCTAAGTTTCCTTGGCTTGTTACATTTGATGATCACGAAGTTGATAACAACTGGGCTGCAGATGTACCACAAGACCCTGACCGGCAAACAAAAGCAATGTTCTTAAAGAGAAGGTCCTTAGCTTTTCAAGCGTACTATGAACATATGCCGCTCCGGCGCACATCCTTTCCAAGCAATGGTGCAATTCAGTTGTATAGACGTTTTTCCTTTGGTAATTTAGTTGAGTTCAATATGCTTGATACACGTCAATATCGTGATGATCAAGCAAATGGAGATGGCTGGCATGAGCCGACAAGCCAATCAACTGATACGACACGTACTTTATTAGGAGATGATCAAGAAACATGGCTTTTAAATGGACTTTCTGCCTCGAAGGCGAAGTGGAATGTTTTGGCGCAACAAGTCTTTTTTGCCAGAAGAGATTACGGGTGGGGACCGGATGCAGAGTACTATAGTATGGATGCATGGGATGGTTATCCAGCAGCCCGTCAGCGAATTTTAAATCACCTAAGACAGCAGAATATTTCAAATCCTATCGTTTTAACAGGAGATGTTCATTCAAATTGGGCTAACGAGGTAAAGGCAAACTTCGATGATTCGAATGCTGAAAATGTAGCAGTTGAATTTGTCGGTACGTCTATCTCTTCTGGTGGTGACGGTTCAGATATACGTGATAGCACAGAAAAAGTATTAAACGAGAACCCACATATTAAATTTTTTAATAATCAACGAGGCTATGTGCGTTGTCATGTAACACAGCAAAGCTGGCAGACTGACTTTCAGGTCGTGCCGTATGTGACAAAACCAGGTGCTCCTATTTCAACTCGTGCTTCACTTGTCGTAGAAGATGGGAAACCTGTTCTAAATGTGAAAGAACAAGCGATGACGACAAATTAA
- a CDS encoding isoprenylcysteine carboxylmethyltransferase family protein encodes MFFYLLFSIVIIQRLLELFIARGNEKWMKANGAIEIGKEHYKWIVFLHIAFFISLLTEVLALERQLSPIWPLFFVLFVSAQYIRFWSLKSLGRFWNTKILVLPNVNVISKGPYKYIRHPNYLIVTMEIFLLPMMFEAYYTALMFSLANGIILKVRITAEEQGLMQHTNYRTKFTHKARFTPQKER; translated from the coding sequence ATGTTCTTTTATCTATTATTTTCAATTGTCATTATACAAAGGCTGCTTGAATTATTCATTGCACGTGGAAATGAAAAATGGATGAAAGCAAATGGTGCAATCGAAATTGGGAAAGAGCATTATAAATGGATTGTTTTCCTGCACATCGCATTTTTTATCTCTTTACTGACAGAAGTACTGGCACTTGAACGCCAATTATCACCAATTTGGCCATTATTTTTTGTGCTTTTTGTCAGTGCCCAATATATCCGGTTCTGGAGCTTAAAGTCGTTAGGTCGTTTTTGGAATACGAAAATATTAGTTCTGCCAAACGTTAATGTGATTTCAAAAGGGCCTTATAAATATATCCGGCACCCAAATTACTTAATTGTTACGATGGAGATCTTTCTCCTGCCGATGATGTTTGAAGCCTATTACACGGCATTAATGTTTTCACTTGCAAATGGAATTATTTTGAAAGTTCGCATTACAGCTGAAGAGCAGGGACTTATGCAGCATACAAATTATCGAACAAAATTTACACATAAAGCTCGTTTTACACCGCAAAAGGAGCGTTAA
- a CDS encoding SDR family NAD(P)-dependent oxidoreductase — MKWEKQAIIITGSTRGIGKSTAKQLAQQGAAVVVNGRQEECVNETVDEIRKSGGRAVGVVGCVTDKNVGQQLVDAAVEKFGTVTTLINNAGIIRDKMSYKMKLEEFEEVIDVHVKGTFFTTQPVVQQMRKQGSGGLILNMTSQAGLVGTVGQVNYSAAKAGILGMTWTLAKELEKDAIQVNAISPAALTDMTRPVIEKAQQHAEQKGETLPDYWKIGSVDDVTNYIIDFITFPKCRRSGEVYAVNGKEIGRWLPPSYEML; from the coding sequence ATGAAATGGGAGAAGCAAGCTATTATTATCACAGGTTCTACAAGAGGAATTGGAAAGAGTACAGCGAAACAACTAGCACAACAAGGAGCAGCTGTTGTTGTAAATGGGCGTCAGGAAGAGTGTGTGAACGAAACGGTAGACGAAATTAGAAAGAGCGGCGGAAGAGCAGTTGGTGTTGTTGGGTGTGTAACGGATAAGAATGTTGGTCAGCAGCTTGTGGATGCTGCTGTAGAAAAGTTTGGCACAGTCACTACGCTTATTAATAATGCCGGTATTATTCGAGATAAGATGTCGTACAAAATGAAGTTAGAGGAATTCGAAGAGGTGATTGACGTTCATGTGAAGGGGACGTTTTTCACAACACAGCCTGTTGTTCAGCAAATGCGGAAGCAAGGCAGTGGCGGGCTGATTCTGAATATGACCTCTCAAGCAGGCCTAGTTGGTACGGTTGGACAAGTGAATTATAGTGCTGCGAAAGCAGGAATCCTTGGTATGACATGGACATTAGCAAAGGAGCTTGAAAAAGATGCAATTCAAGTGAATGCCATTTCACCAGCTGCATTAACAGATATGACACGACCTGTCATTGAAAAAGCGCAACAGCATGCAGAACAAAAAGGAGAGACTCTGCCAGACTACTGGAAAATCGGTTCTGTAGATGATGTGACAAATTACATCATTGATTTTATTACCTTTCCGAAGTGTCGGAGAAGCGGTGAAGTATACGCAGTTAATGGCAAGGAGATCGGTCGCTGGCTTCCGCCTTCATACGAAATGCTATAA
- a CDS encoding AMP-binding protein — protein MIGLLPDFVDNDKPAIYFHGRCFTYGNVKQEIHNHQARLTNLFPNFKGKKIALLLENGPQLLTLFLAVSAFGGVAVPFDPKWSKNQSTDVWQDCNADYLLYHASLKEQVEIEGNEKAMEFESFLKLEHVRVNQAPLDKEDLFYIGYTSGTIGTPKGYMRNHRSWYDCFQYSKELFTLSEKDHILVPGPLVHSHFLYAAVQALHLGATIYLCSRFDASYVWGIIHTAPITVLYQVPTMFEAMYKKRQAEHNAGNLRIIISSGDKWSFQSKEKAALLFPTTELYEFYGASELSFVSLLSPGAHHRKSQTVGRPFAGVDVKVKHDDGTEAARNEVGKLYVRSPWVFAGYVNRPSESAEVFDGEWATVGDLAFIDDEGYIHLVGRERNKIISGGLNVYPEQVEVVIKRMQAIDEVVVIGLDDAYWGEKVVACYTAKFPQNVESMKAHCREHLATYQCPKEFIEVEQFPYTSSGKIARGELKNRLSARQQGGIA, from the coding sequence ATGATCGGATTGCTCCCTGACTTTGTAGATAATGACAAGCCAGCCATCTACTTTCATGGTAGATGTTTTACATATGGAAATGTAAAACAAGAAATTCATAACCATCAAGCACGCTTAACAAATTTATTTCCAAACTTTAAAGGGAAAAAGATTGCTCTTCTTTTAGAAAATGGCCCGCAGTTACTGACGTTGTTTCTCGCTGTGAGTGCATTTGGCGGTGTTGCGGTGCCATTTGATCCAAAGTGGAGTAAAAATCAATCAACTGATGTTTGGCAAGATTGTAATGCGGATTACCTTCTCTACCATGCAAGCTTGAAAGAGCAGGTGGAGATTGAAGGAAACGAAAAGGCGATGGAATTTGAATCATTTTTAAAGCTCGAACACGTAAGAGTAAATCAGGCACCTTTAGATAAAGAAGATCTGTTCTATATTGGATATACTTCTGGTACGATAGGAACGCCAAAAGGATATATGAGAAATCATCGTTCTTGGTATGATTGTTTTCAATACAGTAAGGAATTATTTACACTTTCAGAAAAGGACCATATCCTCGTTCCAGGTCCACTTGTACATTCACACTTTTTATATGCGGCTGTCCAAGCTCTGCATCTCGGGGCGACCATTTATCTTTGCTCTCGTTTTGATGCTTCCTACGTGTGGGGAATTATACATACAGCTCCAATTACAGTTCTTTATCAAGTACCGACGATGTTTGAAGCAATGTATAAAAAGAGACAAGCTGAACACAATGCAGGCAATTTGCGCATCATTATTTCTTCAGGTGACAAATGGTCTTTTCAATCAAAAGAAAAGGCAGCCTTATTGTTTCCAACCACCGAGCTATATGAATTTTACGGAGCATCTGAATTAAGCTTTGTTAGTCTGCTCTCTCCTGGTGCACACCACCGTAAGAGTCAGACAGTAGGGCGTCCATTTGCTGGAGTAGATGTGAAAGTAAAACATGATGATGGAACAGAAGCAGCAAGAAATGAGGTCGGCAAACTGTATGTAAGAAGTCCGTGGGTATTCGCAGGCTATGTCAACCGCCCTTCTGAAAGTGCAGAAGTTTTTGATGGGGAATGGGCAACGGTTGGTGATTTAGCGTTTATCGATGATGAGGGATATATTCACCTTGTCGGACGTGAACGCAATAAAATTATTAGCGGGGGGCTTAATGTCTATCCTGAGCAAGTTGAAGTAGTCATCAAACGCATGCAGGCTATTGATGAAGTTGTCGTTATTGGCCTAGATGATGCCTATTGGGGAGAAAAAGTGGTTGCATGCTATACAGCTAAATTTCCTCAAAACGTTGAAAGCATGAAAGCGCATTGTCGTGAGCATCTAGCAACATATCAATGTCCGAAGGAATTTATTGAGGTTGAACAGTTTCCATATACATCAAGTGGAAAAATTGCTCGTGGGGAGTTAAAGAATCGGTTATCTGCTAGACAACAAGGGGGGATTGCATGA
- a CDS encoding thiolase family protein has protein sequence MNQPVIVMAKRTAVGKVGGMLKNIPPEKLVSPLINTIIEQGQICPTEIDDVILGNTVGPGGNLARLSALEAGLPVSVPGVTVDRQCGSGLEAINQAARLIQAGAGDIYLAGGVESTSLAPWKIEKPSSLYQPGGPHIFKRARFSPEAIGDPEMGVAAENVARKYDVTRDQQDRYALNSHEKAVAAQRNGWFDEEIVSIHGAEKDECPRPTTTFEKLSALPPIFVENGTVTAGNACPINDGAALVLVMSEQKCREYGLTPVLRFVDATAAGVDPNYLGIGPVPAVQKLLKRQSLSVAEIEIVEFNEAFASQVIASLNEIGLKQEMVNCSGGALALGHPYGASGAILVTRLFTEMKRKQLKKGLATLGIGGGLGLATLFEGI, from the coding sequence ATGAATCAGCCTGTTATCGTTATGGCAAAGCGGACTGCTGTTGGAAAGGTTGGCGGTATGTTAAAGAATATTCCACCCGAGAAGCTTGTTAGTCCGCTAATTAATACGATTATAGAGCAGGGCCAAATTTGCCCGACTGAAATTGACGATGTCATACTCGGTAACACAGTCGGACCAGGCGGTAATCTGGCGCGGCTTTCTGCCCTTGAAGCAGGTTTGCCTGTCTCGGTACCAGGTGTTACGGTTGACCGTCAATGTGGTTCAGGCTTAGAAGCGATTAATCAAGCGGCACGATTGATTCAAGCTGGAGCAGGTGACATTTATTTAGCTGGCGGAGTTGAAAGTACAAGCTTAGCACCTTGGAAAATTGAAAAGCCGTCATCCCTTTATCAGCCTGGCGGGCCTCATATTTTTAAGAGGGCTCGCTTTTCACCTGAGGCAATTGGGGACCCTGAAATGGGGGTTGCAGCAGAGAATGTTGCTCGTAAATATGATGTCACTAGAGACCAACAAGACCGTTACGCATTGAATAGTCATGAAAAAGCAGTAGCAGCTCAGCGTAATGGCTGGTTTGATGAAGAAATTGTTAGCATACACGGTGCTGAAAAAGATGAATGTCCACGTCCGACGACAACATTTGAAAAGCTATCGGCACTCCCGCCTATTTTTGTTGAAAACGGCACGGTTACGGCCGGAAATGCTTGTCCAATTAATGATGGAGCGGCGCTTGTACTTGTCATGTCAGAACAGAAATGCAGGGAATATGGACTAACTCCTGTATTACGATTTGTAGATGCTACTGCAGCAGGTGTTGACCCAAATTACCTTGGAATAGGACCTGTTCCTGCTGTTCAGAAGCTCCTTAAGCGTCAAAGCCTATCTGTTGCAGAGATTGAGATTGTTGAGTTTAATGAGGCATTTGCTTCTCAAGTGATTGCTTCATTAAATGAAATAGGATTGAAACAGGAAATGGTTAACTGTTCAGGGGGAGCATTAGCACTTGGTCATCCATATGGCGCATCAGGAGCAATTCTTGTCACAAGGCTTTTTACAGAAATGAAAAGAAAACAACTGAAGAAAGGCCTGGCGACATTAGGGATTGGTGGCGGCTTAGGACTTGCGACGCTTTTTGAGGGGATTTAG
- a CDS encoding 3-oxoacyl-[acyl-carrier-protein] synthase III C-terminal domain-containing protein, with amino-acid sequence MAFIASVGVANPPHEIKQDEAMTFVKTLFHGRFRNLERMLRIFENGQVEKRYVSAPINWFADKKPFHEKNKLYIDTAVTLSEEAVNRCLNSEKLRKNVDATEIDAVFFVSTTGISAPSIDAYLMNRLHFSPYTKRIPIWGLGCCGGASGLARALEYCTTYPKSNVLLICVELCSVTFQQDDTSKSNLIGTSLFGDGAACALICGEQSSLRSSVSADYIPTFVHTEAVLMKDSLDVMGWDVQENGLYVIFSRDIPSLVHNWFAEEANRFLRKQQLSSADITAFIAHPGGKKVLDAYAEALSLPEEKLDISRKILKEYGNMSSATILFVLKEFLNQHRSEGEHGLVCALGPGFSTEFVLLQWKPRDA; translated from the coding sequence ATGGCATTTATTGCTTCTGTCGGTGTAGCAAATCCTCCTCATGAAATAAAGCAAGACGAGGCAATGACATTTGTAAAGACGTTATTTCATGGAAGATTTCGTAACCTTGAACGGATGCTGCGAATTTTTGAAAACGGACAAGTTGAAAAACGATATGTATCTGCTCCTATTAACTGGTTTGCGGATAAGAAACCATTTCATGAAAAAAATAAGCTATATATTGATACAGCTGTCACGTTATCAGAAGAAGCTGTTAATCGATGTTTAAATTCGGAAAAACTGCGGAAAAATGTTGATGCTACTGAAATTGATGCTGTTTTTTTCGTTTCAACTACAGGGATTTCTGCCCCTTCTATTGATGCTTATCTAATGAATAGACTTCATTTTTCACCCTATACAAAACGAATTCCGATTTGGGGATTAGGATGCTGTGGTGGGGCTTCTGGACTCGCAAGGGCGCTGGAATATTGTACAACCTATCCAAAATCAAATGTTTTGCTAATATGTGTTGAGCTATGCAGCGTTACATTTCAACAAGATGATACGTCCAAAAGTAACTTAATTGGGACATCGCTATTTGGTGATGGAGCGGCATGTGCGCTTATATGTGGAGAGCAATCCTCCCTTCGCTCCAGCGTATCCGCTGACTATATCCCGACCTTTGTGCATACAGAAGCTGTTTTGATGAAGGACAGCTTAGATGTGATGGGGTGGGATGTGCAAGAAAATGGCTTATATGTTATTTTCTCGCGTGATATTCCGTCTCTTGTACACAATTGGTTTGCTGAGGAAGCCAACCGCTTTCTACGTAAACAACAGTTGTCGTCCGCTGATATTACAGCGTTTATTGCACATCCTGGTGGAAAGAAGGTGCTTGATGCCTATGCTGAAGCGTTGAGCTTGCCTGAAGAAAAGTTAGATATCTCTCGAAAAATCTTAAAGGAATACGGAAATATGTCCTCTGCCACGATCCTATTTGTCTTAAAAGAATTTTTAAACCAACATCGGAGTGAAGGTGAGCATGGTCTTGTATGTGCGTTAGGACCGGGGTTTAGTACAGAGTTTGTTTTACTTCAATGGAAACCGAGGGATGCATAA
- a CDS encoding biotin transporter BioY: MNIRSMVYISMCAAIVAVLGLLPPITLPLTPVPITAQTLGVMLAGALLGAKRGSLSLIIFVLLVTFGAPLLSGGRGGIGVFFGPSGGYILSWPIAAFVIGWLVEKFWNRMNVGLFLLFNFIGGILVVYSIGITYLSMMTGTPWLAAATAALVTYVPGDLVKVVVAALLADQMRRVYPLIGKDKERLSRVA, from the coding sequence ATGAATATTCGTTCTATGGTATATATATCCATGTGTGCAGCAATAGTAGCTGTTCTTGGGTTACTACCGCCAATTACACTCCCATTAACACCAGTACCAATAACGGCACAAACGCTAGGTGTCATGCTTGCCGGCGCATTGCTTGGAGCAAAACGTGGAAGTTTGAGCTTAATTATTTTTGTGTTACTTGTTACGTTTGGTGCACCTTTGCTTTCAGGTGGACGTGGCGGTATAGGTGTCTTTTTTGGCCCATCAGGTGGGTACATATTATCGTGGCCAATTGCGGCTTTTGTAATTGGCTGGCTAGTTGAAAAGTTTTGGAACCGTATGAATGTAGGACTATTCCTGCTATTTAATTTTATCGGTGGTATTCTCGTTGTTTATTCGATTGGTATAACGTATTTATCTATGATGACAGGAACGCCATGGCTGGCAGCTGCAACTGCAGCACTTGTAACATATGTTCCTGGTGATCTTGTAAAAGTTGTTGTGGCCGCATTGCTTGCGGATCAAATGAGACGTGTATATCCGTTAATTGGAAAAGATAAAGAACGTCTTTCTCGCGTTGCCTAA
- a CDS encoding chemotaxis protein CheX yields MSIGVQVTSILNGTIEAVNSIIPVELHIDKPSLMTQPLQQSSIGVLIGMTGDVRGRIVIVGDESTLSNIGEIMFGMPLEGEMLQSFTGELGNMIAGNISTNISQKGLTTDITPPTVMVGQTKMYGFDRAFRVPVNIQDKGEIQIILMIEEKK; encoded by the coding sequence ATGTCCATCGGGGTTCAAGTAACAAGTATTTTAAACGGCACGATTGAAGCAGTGAACAGCATCATTCCAGTTGAACTACATATTGATAAGCCATCATTAATGACGCAGCCGCTTCAGCAATCATCCATCGGGGTCTTAATCGGAATGACAGGAGATGTTCGGGGGCGTATTGTTATCGTTGGTGATGAATCAACTTTAAGTAATATTGGAGAAATCATGTTTGGTATGCCACTTGAAGGAGAAATGCTGCAATCATTTACTGGAGAACTTGGCAATATGATTGCTGGTAATATTTCTACGAATATTTCACAAAAAGGATTAACGACAGATATCACACCACCGACCGTTATGGTAGGCCAAACAAAAATGTATGGCTTCGATCGGGCATTCCGCGTTCCAGTCAACATCCAAGACAAAGGTGAGATTCAAATCATTTTGATGATTGAAGAAAAAAAATAA
- a CDS encoding carbonic anhydrase: protein MGRLEEILNYNDRFVQDKKYESYETTKYPNKKYVVLTCMDTRLTELLPKAMNIGHGDVKMVKNAGAMITHPYGSIMRSILVAVYELQAEEVFVIGHYDCGMTGLRADKMIEKAREHGLTDEKYQLLEYSGVDFNKWLSGFDSPQDNVQASVTQIKKHPLFPTDVPVHGLVIDPKTGKLDLVCKNGELVTQ, encoded by the coding sequence ATGGGCAGATTAGAAGAGATTCTAAATTACAACGACCGATTCGTACAAGACAAAAAGTATGAATCCTATGAAACAACGAAATATCCGAACAAGAAGTATGTTGTGTTAACATGTATGGATACACGCTTGACAGAGCTTCTTCCAAAAGCAATGAATATTGGCCATGGTGATGTCAAAATGGTTAAGAACGCAGGGGCGATGATTACTCATCCGTATGGAAGTATTATGCGAAGCATCCTCGTTGCTGTTTATGAGCTTCAAGCTGAAGAAGTGTTTGTAATTGGTCACTATGATTGCGGCATGACTGGCCTTAGAGCAGATAAAATGATTGAAAAAGCACGTGAGCATGGTTTAACCGATGAAAAATATCAATTGCTTGAATACTCTGGTGTTGACTTTAATAAATGGTTAAGTGGGTTTGATTCACCGCAAGATAATGTCCAAGCTTCTGTAACGCAAATTAAGAAACATCCATTGTTTCCAACAGATGTCCCTGTCCATGGATTAGTTATTGATCCGAAAACAGGCAAATTAGATCTTGTTTGTAAAAATGGTGAACTAGTAACACAATAA